Proteins encoded by one window of Tunturibacter psychrotolerans:
- the pgsA gene encoding CDP-diacylglycerol--glycerol-3-phosphate 3-phosphatidyltransferase, which yields MNLPNSITMSRIACVPLLIWILSPVFPLTGGHGATGLRGGEQEIIASIVFILASITDGLDGYLARRRKQITTMGILLDPLADKLMVTAAYIILVAYNPRVVPPWIAVLVIGREFLVSGLRSIAATEGFTIEASEIGKLKTVIQIVSVVAAILAHRWDYWNWGGYVVGVHFIAVTAIYWMTIVSIISAIDYFIGFWQKIDHASDKRRKRRSFVLSRKPKPVPPAEHPSRIS from the coding sequence ATGAATCTGCCAAACTCCATCACGATGAGCCGTATCGCATGCGTCCCGCTGCTCATCTGGATACTCTCGCCCGTGTTCCCCTTGACGGGTGGTCACGGCGCCACGGGCCTGCGCGGCGGCGAACAGGAGATCATCGCCAGCATCGTCTTCATCCTCGCCAGCATTACCGATGGCCTCGACGGCTACCTCGCTCGCCGCCGCAAACAGATCACCACCATGGGTATCCTTCTCGACCCCCTCGCCGACAAGCTCATGGTCACCGCCGCCTACATTATTCTGGTGGCATACAATCCCCGAGTCGTTCCACCATGGATCGCGGTTCTGGTCATCGGCCGCGAGTTCCTGGTCTCAGGACTACGCAGTATCGCGGCTACCGAAGGCTTCACGATCGAAGCCAGCGAGATCGGCAAGCTGAAGACTGTCATTCAGATCGTCTCCGTCGTCGCGGCCATCCTCGCGCACCGATGGGACTACTGGAACTGGGGCGGCTACGTCGTCGGCGTTCACTTCATCGCCGTCACCGCCATCTACTGGATGACCATCGTCTCGATCATCTCTGCGATCGACTACTTCATCGGTTTCTGGCAGAAGATTGACCACGCCTCCGACAAACGCCGCAAGCGCCGCAGCTTCGTTCTGAGTCGCAAGCCCAAACCGGTGCCACCGGCAGAGCATCCCTCCCGCATCTCCTAA
- the trpE gene encoding anthranilate synthase component I has translation MPSFDSNSLPSAREFLKLSRNHSLVPVYRTVTADLETPVSAFLRIASDEPEAFLLESVEGGEHVGRYTFIGIQPYKKMTARGTRITVREGRREHTFDGDIFEELKRALSGHTPARLPGLPPFTAGAVGFFAYDVVRQIEKLPSLAKDELGVPDACLMFFDQVLAFDHVKKEIHLMVTADLTRESREGAYERAVRRLNKMEKRLAAALPVRKKKKPEGKLKITSRTPKAAFLKAVEKAKEYIASGDVFQCVISQRFDCVPGVDSFEIYRALRIVNPSPYMYFLRFGLEEKAAKKPSLAHIVGSSPELLVRVHGQEVEYRPIAGTRPRGADEAKDRAMEADLRADEKEVAEHIMLVDLGRNDVGRVSEFGSVKVKDLMFVERYSHVMHMVSSLEGTLRSELGALDAFRACFPAGTLSGAPKIRAMEIIEELEPARRGVYGGSVLYADFSGNLDSCIAIRTLFMNGEQGHFQAGGGIVADSVPEKEFEESVNKARAVVRAIERARGV, from the coding sequence ATGCCTTCTTTTGACTCCAACTCCCTTCCCTCCGCTCGCGAATTTCTGAAATTAAGCCGTAACCATTCGCTTGTGCCCGTTTATCGGACAGTGACGGCAGACCTCGAGACTCCGGTTTCGGCATTTCTGCGTATAGCCTCTGACGAGCCGGAAGCGTTTCTGCTCGAATCGGTCGAAGGTGGCGAGCATGTTGGCCGTTACACCTTCATCGGCATTCAGCCATACAAAAAGATGACGGCTCGGGGAACGCGCATTACTGTTCGCGAAGGACGGCGGGAGCATACGTTCGACGGGGATATCTTTGAGGAGCTGAAGCGCGCTCTGAGTGGGCACACGCCGGCGCGATTGCCGGGGCTACCTCCGTTTACGGCAGGTGCGGTTGGGTTCTTTGCTTATGATGTCGTGCGTCAGATTGAGAAGTTGCCCTCGCTGGCCAAGGATGAGCTCGGCGTACCGGATGCCTGTCTGATGTTCTTCGATCAAGTGCTCGCCTTCGACCACGTGAAGAAGGAGATTCACCTGATGGTTACGGCGGACCTGACGCGCGAGTCTCGCGAAGGCGCCTACGAGCGCGCGGTGCGACGGCTGAACAAGATGGAGAAGCGGCTGGCTGCGGCATTGCCAGTGAGAAAGAAGAAGAAGCCTGAGGGAAAGTTGAAGATCACTTCACGTACTCCGAAGGCTGCGTTTTTGAAGGCGGTGGAGAAGGCGAAGGAGTACATCGCTTCTGGGGATGTATTTCAGTGTGTGATCTCGCAACGGTTCGATTGCGTGCCGGGGGTCGATTCCTTCGAGATCTATCGAGCACTCCGCATCGTGAATCCTTCGCCTTACATGTATTTTTTGCGGTTTGGGCTGGAGGAGAAAGCCGCGAAGAAACCGAGCTTGGCGCACATCGTAGGGTCTTCGCCCGAGCTGCTGGTGCGGGTACACGGGCAGGAGGTAGAGTATCGGCCGATTGCGGGAACACGGCCGCGGGGTGCGGATGAGGCGAAGGATCGGGCGATGGAGGCGGATCTTCGCGCGGATGAGAAGGAGGTGGCCGAGCATATTATGCTGGTCGACCTCGGAAGGAACGACGTTGGGCGGGTGAGTGAGTTTGGGTCGGTGAAGGTGAAGGATCTGATGTTCGTGGAGCGGTATAGCCACGTGATGCATATGGTGAGTTCGCTCGAAGGCACCCTGCGTTCGGAGTTGGGGGCACTCGATGCGTTCCGTGCCTGCTTCCCTGCCGGAACGCTCAGCGGAGCACCGAAGATCCGAGCCATGGAGATAATCGAAGAGCTGGAGCCAGCACGGCGAGGAGTGTATGGCGGGAGTGTGCTGTATGCGGACTTCAGTGGGAATCTGGATTCTTGTATCGCGATTCGGACGCTGTTTATGAATGGGGAGCAGGGACACTTTCAAGCGGGTGGCGGGATCGTGGCGGATTCGGTGCCTGAGAAAGAGTTTGAGGAGTCAGTGAATAAGGCGCGAGCGGTAGTTAGGGCGATTGAGCGGGCAAGGGGAGTCTAA
- a CDS encoding fumarate hydratase — protein MATIKQDDFIRSVADALQYISFYHPVDYITNLARAYEMEESHAAKDAMAQILINSRMCAEGHRPICQDTGIVTAFVKVGMDVRWGAGIGGMMTMQEMVDEGVREAWRNADNVLRPSILEDPAFTRRNTGDNTPAMVVVELVEGGDVDVTVASKGGGSEAKSKFAMLNPSDSLVDWVLKTVPTMGAGWCPPGMLGIGIGGTAEKAMVMAKESLMDPIDMQELIARGAKTKIEELRIELYHKVNRLGIGAQGLGGLTTVLDVKIMDFPTHAANLPVAMIPNCAATRHLHFKLDGSGPVMVDPPKLDAWPKLEYDVHTARRVDLNAVTHEDVKTWKPGEVILLSGKLLTGRDAAHKRMTDMLTRGEKLPVDFKNRFIYYVGPVEAVRDEAVGPAGPTTATRMDKFTRQMLAETGLLGMIGKAERGPAGIEAIREFEAVYLIAIGGAAYLVSKAIKSSKVLAFADLGMEAIYEFEVQDMPVTVAVDTKGTSVHTTGPEEWSRRIAGIPILQ, from the coding sequence ATGGCGACGATCAAGCAGGACGACTTTATCCGGAGTGTGGCGGATGCGCTGCAGTACATCAGCTTTTATCACCCGGTGGACTACATTACCAACCTGGCACGAGCCTACGAGATGGAAGAGAGCCACGCCGCCAAGGATGCGATGGCGCAGATTTTGATCAACTCGCGCATGTGTGCTGAGGGTCATCGACCAATCTGCCAGGACACCGGGATCGTGACGGCGTTTGTGAAGGTGGGAATGGATGTCCGGTGGGGGGCTGGCATCGGCGGCATGATGACAATGCAGGAGATGGTCGATGAAGGCGTGCGCGAAGCTTGGCGGAATGCTGACAACGTCTTGCGGCCGAGCATCCTTGAAGATCCGGCGTTCACAAGGAGAAATACGGGTGACAACACACCGGCGATGGTGGTGGTCGAGCTGGTGGAAGGCGGAGACGTTGACGTTACGGTTGCCTCGAAGGGCGGAGGCTCGGAGGCGAAGAGCAAGTTTGCGATGCTGAATCCGTCGGACTCGCTGGTGGACTGGGTGCTGAAAACGGTGCCGACGATGGGTGCGGGTTGGTGCCCACCTGGGATGCTCGGGATCGGAATTGGAGGGACTGCGGAGAAGGCGATGGTAATGGCGAAAGAGTCGCTGATGGACCCGATCGACATGCAGGAGTTGATCGCGCGGGGAGCCAAGACGAAGATCGAAGAGCTGCGGATTGAGCTGTATCACAAGGTCAATCGGTTGGGGATCGGTGCGCAGGGGCTGGGCGGCCTGACGACTGTGCTTGATGTGAAGATCATGGATTTTCCAACGCACGCGGCGAACCTGCCGGTCGCGATGATTCCAAACTGCGCGGCGACACGGCATCTCCACTTCAAGCTGGATGGAAGCGGACCGGTGATGGTAGATCCGCCGAAGCTGGATGCTTGGCCGAAGCTCGAATATGACGTACACACGGCGCGGCGAGTCGATCTGAACGCAGTGACGCATGAGGACGTGAAGACGTGGAAGCCGGGCGAGGTGATTCTGCTCTCGGGCAAGCTGTTGACTGGGCGTGATGCTGCGCACAAACGAATGACCGACATGCTGACGCGAGGCGAAAAACTGCCAGTCGATTTCAAGAACAGGTTCATCTACTACGTTGGGCCGGTGGAGGCAGTGCGTGACGAGGCCGTTGGGCCTGCGGGGCCGACTACAGCGACGCGCATGGACAAGTTCACACGGCAGATGCTGGCTGAGACCGGCTTGCTGGGCATGATTGGCAAAGCAGAGCGTGGACCTGCTGGAATCGAGGCGATTCGCGAGTTCGAGGCGGTATATTTGATTGCAATCGGCGGCGCGGCGTATCTGGTCTCAAAAGCGATCAAGAGCTCGAAGGTCCTGGCGTTCGCGGACCTCGGAATGGAAGCGATCTACGAGTTCGAAGTGCAGGACATGCCTGTGACCGTGGCCGTCGACACCAAGGGAACCAGCGTCCATACGACAGGTCCGGAGGAGTGGTCGCGTAGAATCGCTGGAATTCCAATCTTGCAATAG
- a CDS encoding Glu/Leu/Phe/Val family dehydrogenase: MQTLTLEQETNPWEAQAARFDFAAQKLNLDQGIWKVLRYPSRELIVHIPVGMDDGSIEVFTGYRVQHSVARGPAKGGIRYSPDVSLDEVRALASWMTWKCAVVNIPFGGAKGGVICDPKKMSQGELERMTRRYTAELMEFIGPEKDVPAPDMGTDEQTMAWIMDTYSMHMRQTVNAVVTGKPVNLGGSRGRKEATGRGVSVVCDEAIKHLGMSIDGCRVIIQGFGNVGSNSAKLLAQKGYTIIGIAEFDGGLYNPKGIDIPALIEHRKNAGTINGFTEAEAADKRELLTYNCEILIPAATENVITSKNADRIRCKILCEGANGPTTTIADEILADKRVFIIPDILANAGGVTTSYFEWVQDRMGYFWTEAEVNQRLDNIMTESFNDVVTYAQNHGVNNRIAAYMLAIDRVAYTTKQRGIYA; this comes from the coding sequence ATGCAGACCCTTACGCTCGAGCAGGAGACTAATCCCTGGGAAGCCCAGGCCGCTCGGTTCGACTTCGCCGCACAGAAACTCAATCTCGATCAAGGCATCTGGAAGGTCCTTCGCTACCCATCCCGCGAACTTATCGTTCACATCCCCGTCGGCATGGATGACGGCTCGATCGAAGTCTTCACCGGCTACCGTGTTCAGCACTCAGTGGCCCGCGGCCCTGCCAAGGGCGGCATCCGCTACTCCCCAGACGTCTCCCTCGATGAAGTCCGCGCACTCGCCTCCTGGATGACCTGGAAGTGCGCCGTCGTTAACATCCCTTTCGGCGGAGCCAAGGGCGGCGTCATCTGCGATCCCAAAAAGATGTCCCAGGGTGAACTCGAGCGCATGACTCGCCGCTACACCGCCGAACTCATGGAATTCATCGGACCGGAAAAAGATGTTCCCGCGCCCGACATGGGCACCGACGAGCAGACCATGGCATGGATCATGGACACCTACTCCATGCACATGCGCCAGACCGTGAACGCCGTCGTCACCGGCAAGCCCGTCAACCTCGGCGGCTCACGCGGACGGAAAGAAGCTACTGGCCGTGGAGTCTCCGTCGTCTGCGACGAGGCGATCAAGCATCTCGGTATGTCCATTGACGGTTGCCGTGTCATCATTCAAGGCTTCGGCAACGTCGGCTCCAACTCCGCCAAACTGCTCGCGCAGAAGGGCTACACGATCATCGGCATCGCCGAGTTTGATGGCGGCCTCTACAACCCAAAAGGAATCGACATTCCGGCCCTGATCGAGCATCGCAAGAACGCTGGCACCATCAACGGCTTCACCGAGGCCGAGGCCGCCGATAAACGCGAACTCCTCACGTATAACTGCGAGATTCTCATTCCCGCAGCGACCGAAAATGTCATTACCAGCAAGAATGCAGATCGCATACGCTGCAAGATCCTCTGCGAAGGCGCCAATGGCCCCACCACCACCATCGCCGACGAGATCCTCGCCGACAAGCGGGTCTTCATCATCCCCGACATTCTCGCCAACGCTGGCGGCGTTACCACCAGCTACTTCGAGTGGGTGCAGGATCGGATGGGTTACTTCTGGACGGAGGCTGAAGTCAATCAGCGCCTCGACAACATCATGACCGAGAGCTTCAACGATGTCGTGACCTACGCTCAGAACCACGGAGTCAACAACCGCATCGCCGCGTATATGCTCGCAATCGACCGCGTAGCCTACACCACCAAGCAGCGCGGTATCTACGCCTAA
- a CDS encoding adenine phosphoribosyltransferase — protein sequence MTLPINCEPLKTLIRTVPDFPKPGILFYDITTVLKDKAGFATLIDAFAQYYIGKEIDLVLGIEARGFIFGPALAYRLNAGFVPVRKPKKLPAPTARVTYDLEYGTDALEIHLDAIQPGERVVIVDDLLATGGTMQATVELVRQLGGEIAGLGFAIELDFLKGREKFQQYDVLSLLHYDE from the coding sequence ATGACACTACCGATTAACTGCGAACCGCTGAAGACCCTGATCCGCACTGTGCCCGATTTCCCAAAGCCTGGGATTCTCTTCTATGACATTACGACCGTGCTGAAGGATAAGGCAGGGTTTGCCACACTGATCGACGCCTTCGCGCAGTATTACATCGGAAAGGAGATCGATCTCGTGTTGGGAATCGAGGCACGCGGATTTATCTTCGGACCAGCACTGGCCTATCGGCTGAACGCCGGCTTCGTGCCTGTTCGCAAGCCGAAGAAGCTGCCTGCGCCGACCGCCCGGGTCACTTACGATCTCGAGTATGGCACCGACGCTCTAGAGATTCATCTGGACGCGATCCAGCCGGGAGAGCGCGTCGTCATCGTGGACGATCTGCTGGCAACCGGCGGCACGATGCAGGCGACGGTCGAGCTCGTGCGACAGTTGGGCGGCGAGATCGCCGGGCTTGGTTTTGCGATCGAGCTCGACTTCCTGAAAGGCCGCGAGAAATTTCAACAGTACGACGTGCTGAGTCTGCTGCACTACGACGAGTAA
- a CDS encoding nuclease, which translates to MMVRRLILVFTIGCGIAWAQQPIGTVGVQNANIAGALEINNGRAILVGNTTVTARDHTAEIELKRGGTIRVCATSGLHLTSGQGAAGTAPLMLALDRGAIEIQMAATTQDMVMTPDLRFTMRGDGPLDLQLRVTRNGDTCVENRGALAPVLNIADQFGEAAYELKAGQHVLFEHGSLKEVVDHESSSCGCPPEPAMTVADALLNSGNAGTPGDPKTAAELHPFPAAISAGLAPAPIPEAPAGALHEQVTATLNSGDSPDSTTEPPAKPEAKSTTTEATANAPQSTTAASASAPAATPPRHGFAHAIGRFFRKIFGS; encoded by the coding sequence ATGATGGTGCGTCGGCTGATTCTTGTGTTCACAATCGGTTGCGGAATTGCGTGGGCGCAGCAGCCGATTGGCACGGTGGGAGTGCAGAACGCCAACATCGCCGGGGCGCTTGAGATAAACAACGGACGCGCGATTCTGGTTGGAAACACGACAGTGACAGCCCGAGACCACACGGCTGAGATTGAGTTGAAACGCGGTGGGACGATTCGGGTGTGCGCGACCAGCGGACTGCATCTGACCTCGGGACAGGGCGCCGCTGGTACAGCTCCGCTAATGCTGGCGCTCGATCGCGGCGCGATTGAGATACAAATGGCCGCGACGACGCAGGATATGGTGATGACGCCGGACCTGCGATTTACGATGCGTGGAGACGGACCGCTCGATCTGCAGCTCAGAGTAACGAGGAACGGCGACACTTGCGTTGAGAATCGCGGAGCCCTGGCGCCTGTACTCAACATTGCCGACCAGTTCGGCGAAGCGGCTTACGAACTGAAGGCGGGGCAGCATGTGCTGTTCGAACACGGCAGCCTAAAAGAGGTGGTCGACCATGAAAGCTCGTCGTGCGGATGTCCTCCTGAGCCGGCGATGACGGTAGCCGATGCGCTGCTGAACTCCGGCAATGCGGGAACTCCGGGTGATCCGAAGACTGCGGCGGAACTGCACCCTTTTCCAGCCGCCATAAGCGCAGGGCTGGCTCCGGCACCGATCCCCGAGGCGCCCGCAGGGGCATTGCACGAGCAGGTCACCGCTACCCTGAACTCCGGCGACAGTCCGGATAGCACAACTGAGCCGCCGGCTAAACCCGAGGCAAAGAGCACGACGACCGAGGCGACGGCAAATGCGCCACAGAGCACGACGGCAGCCAGCGCCAGCGCTCCAGCCGCAACCCCTCCTCGTCATGGTTTCGCACATGCAATTGGACGATTCTTCCGAAAGATCTTCGGCAGCTGA
- a CDS encoding acylphosphatase: MVCHYLVKGRVQGVGFRWFVHQEAAELGLRGWVRNTDQGHVEIVAAGKPEELAELKDALRKGSRGSRVDAVEEQELAESEGAQLGPFEIEGAW, from the coding sequence ATGGTGTGCCATTACCTCGTAAAAGGTCGCGTGCAGGGAGTCGGATTTCGCTGGTTCGTGCACCAGGAGGCGGCGGAGCTCGGACTGCGGGGATGGGTCCGAAACACAGATCAGGGTCACGTCGAGATCGTCGCGGCGGGTAAACCTGAAGAGCTTGCCGAGTTGAAGGATGCGCTGCGAAAAGGTTCGCGCGGCAGCCGCGTCGATGCCGTAGAGGAACAGGAACTGGCCGAGAGCGAAGGCGCGCAGCTTGGGCCATTTGAGATTGAAGGAGCCTGGTAA
- a CDS encoding anthranilate synthase component II, producing the protein MVFVLDNYDSFTYNLVQYMGELGAAMVIRRNDELTPKEVEALRPERILISPGPCTPQDAGISMELIKHFASLAEAGGRSVPILGVCLGHQAIGAAFGGNVVRAPKLMHGKTSEVEHDGKTIFKGIPSAMTCTRYHSLIVNDEGLPEELEVSARTADGETIMALRHRELPIEGVQFHPESVLTVHGKQIIQNFLKM; encoded by the coding sequence ATGGTCTTTGTTCTGGATAACTACGATTCGTTTACTTACAACCTGGTGCAGTACATGGGTGAGCTTGGTGCCGCGATGGTGATTCGGCGCAACGATGAGCTGACGCCGAAAGAGGTTGAGGCGCTGCGGCCGGAGAGGATTTTGATCTCGCCGGGGCCGTGTACTCCGCAGGATGCGGGGATCAGCATGGAGCTGATCAAGCACTTCGCATCCTTAGCAGAGGCGGGTGGGCGCAGTGTGCCGATTCTCGGCGTTTGCTTAGGGCATCAGGCGATCGGTGCGGCATTTGGCGGCAACGTAGTGCGCGCACCTAAGCTGATGCATGGCAAGACCAGTGAAGTCGAGCACGACGGTAAGACTATCTTCAAAGGCATTCCGTCTGCGATGACCTGCACGCGGTACCACTCGCTGATCGTAAACGACGAAGGACTGCCGGAGGAACTCGAGGTTTCGGCGCGAACCGCGGATGGGGAGACCATTATGGCGCTTCGTCACCGCGAGTTGCCCATCGAGGGTGTGCAGTTCCATCCCGAAAGCGTGCTGACCGTACACGGCAAACAGATCATTCAAAACTTCCTGAAGATGTAG
- a CDS encoding FG-GAP-like repeat-containing protein codes for MLIRSVLPKTITFCALSLPALAAMAQQFQQPLVIATGDWPSGVVAADLNGDGRTDLIYTDYGATQTASTTHILLSNGDGTFTVGQTIPTAGASIAVADFNHDGHADLAWVWGAVELGKAYLALGNGDGTFASAQQLGTFAILGTAAPLFRYVKGAQLHDTGYMDLLVEDAANPSLFTLTSDDSGTLVRIVGTQLQGGVGPMMTADLNGDGHTDLVIQSVTNGVADVFLGSSDGLLTPSGVYAGSSAAQSMLLYDVDDDGHPDLVLEGIDGRVEIFHGNADGSFSTVSEGGSGNADATTGLGGHLVAVTAALGRQIFYTATPAGMSVLLEKSDLNLTLGGIYNAGPGRTSFASGDFNGDGVLDVAVDSPEGIAVLLGDADGSLGSSRAFAAGKPALSGALGEFSGSNNLDAVVNVAASQALLLHGNGDGTFAGAATPTTSKVSASPSPQVVSLPGAPRAAGLVQAALVTEDLDGDGNQDVIVAYDNPSADHAHPAATASNAIYIWYGNSDGGFEAPVVTSPSRNFYQLAVADVNGDGRPDLMMSDGYVVSVQNNLGGRVFGEEEHFLAGMGINSISAGDVNKDGYTDLVIANGGTVIANTAISSLTTPVSGGVTTGGITVLLNRIKTKAVPEIPTTVVFTLSTPSTIYFGLVVSGSARVAASDGSTPTGTISFFDGPTNICTIAVTQAASCPPGAGSGFAVGTHTLTAAYSGDATHMGSTSAPVTVTVLPLATMTDKFSISVTGSSTTTVGGTVNLQVAVIPQTGSTAPVLLSCGDLPAEATCAFQAQTIPGSGGTTTLRLSVMPPRSCVVADSESRTASLPFASTILAAFIVILIPGKRRRAIKSLLVAVVAIFGIASLTGCGSCTNLGTKPGSYTIRVIGTGTGQVESVVTAKIRLTVDEYCSDDSSNCY; via the coding sequence ATGCTGATCCGAAGTGTCCTGCCCAAGACGATCACCTTTTGCGCTCTGAGCCTACCGGCCTTGGCTGCGATGGCCCAGCAGTTTCAGCAGCCTTTGGTGATCGCGACCGGAGACTGGCCATCTGGAGTTGTGGCTGCGGATTTGAACGGTGACGGCAGGACGGACCTGATCTATACCGACTACGGTGCTACCCAGACTGCATCGACCACTCATATTTTGTTAAGTAACGGAGATGGAACCTTCACAGTCGGCCAGACAATCCCCACGGCGGGGGCGTCGATTGCTGTTGCAGACTTCAATCATGATGGGCACGCGGACCTGGCATGGGTGTGGGGTGCGGTTGAACTTGGGAAAGCGTATCTGGCGTTGGGGAACGGCGATGGGACGTTTGCATCTGCACAGCAGCTTGGAACCTTCGCGATTTTAGGAACGGCTGCACCTCTGTTCCGTTACGTCAAGGGCGCGCAGCTGCACGATACGGGATACATGGATCTGCTGGTGGAAGACGCTGCGAACCCTTCGTTGTTCACATTGACGAGCGACGATAGCGGAACTCTGGTGAGGATCGTCGGAACGCAGCTCCAGGGCGGTGTCGGCCCAATGATGACTGCTGATTTGAATGGGGATGGGCATACCGACCTGGTCATTCAGTCTGTCACAAATGGCGTTGCAGACGTTTTTCTTGGATCGAGCGATGGACTGCTGACTCCTTCAGGGGTTTACGCGGGGTCAAGTGCTGCGCAGAGCATGTTGCTGTATGACGTAGACGATGACGGACATCCTGACCTTGTGTTGGAGGGCATCGATGGACGGGTTGAGATCTTTCATGGAAACGCGGATGGAAGTTTTTCGACCGTGTCGGAGGGCGGAAGTGGGAACGCGGACGCGACGACAGGCCTGGGAGGACATCTGGTCGCGGTAACTGCTGCCTTAGGACGACAGATCTTTTATACGGCGACTCCGGCAGGCATGAGCGTGTTGCTGGAGAAGAGTGATTTGAATCTCACTCTGGGGGGGATCTATAACGCGGGACCGGGTCGAACAAGCTTTGCGTCTGGAGACTTTAACGGCGATGGAGTTCTCGATGTGGCAGTCGATTCGCCTGAAGGAATCGCAGTGCTGCTTGGAGACGCGGATGGAAGTCTCGGAAGCTCACGCGCGTTTGCGGCAGGGAAACCTGCACTGAGCGGAGCTTTGGGAGAGTTCAGCGGTTCGAACAATCTGGACGCGGTCGTGAATGTGGCGGCGTCACAGGCACTGCTGCTGCACGGGAATGGGGACGGAACGTTTGCTGGTGCAGCCACGCCGACGACTTCGAAGGTGAGTGCTTCCCCAAGCCCTCAGGTCGTCTCCCTTCCGGGAGCACCACGTGCTGCGGGTCTTGTGCAGGCAGCATTGGTGACCGAAGATCTCGATGGGGATGGCAATCAGGATGTGATCGTGGCGTATGACAACCCCAGCGCCGATCACGCTCATCCCGCGGCGACTGCGTCGAACGCGATTTATATCTGGTACGGCAACAGCGATGGGGGCTTTGAAGCTCCCGTCGTGACGTCGCCGTCGCGAAACTTTTACCAACTGGCGGTGGCCGATGTGAATGGCGATGGGCGGCCGGATCTGATGATGAGCGACGGATACGTGGTTAGTGTTCAGAACAATCTCGGGGGACGAGTCTTTGGCGAAGAAGAGCACTTTCTGGCGGGAATGGGGATCAACTCCATCTCGGCAGGCGATGTAAACAAGGATGGATATACGGATCTGGTGATTGCCAATGGCGGTACGGTGATCGCGAATACGGCGATCAGCAGCCTAACGACACCGGTGAGCGGTGGTGTGACTACCGGCGGGATCACGGTGTTGTTGAACAGGATCAAGACAAAGGCTGTTCCGGAGATCCCGACCACGGTAGTCTTTACCCTTTCGACACCATCGACGATCTACTTCGGGCTGGTGGTGAGTGGGTCTGCACGGGTCGCCGCGAGTGATGGAAGTACACCGACGGGAACAATCTCTTTTTTCGATGGCCCGACAAATATTTGCACAATTGCTGTGACGCAGGCGGCGAGTTGCCCACCTGGTGCAGGTTCCGGATTCGCCGTAGGAACACATACGTTGACGGCGGCGTACTCGGGCGATGCGACGCATATGGGATCGACCTCAGCGCCGGTGACGGTGACGGTGCTACCGCTTGCCACGATGACGGATAAGTTCAGCATTTCAGTAACTGGTTCTTCGACCACAACAGTGGGCGGAACGGTGAACCTGCAAGTCGCGGTGATTCCTCAGACCGGATCTACGGCACCGGTATTGCTGTCGTGCGGAGATCTGCCGGCAGAGGCGACGTGTGCGTTTCAAGCACAGACGATTCCGGGAAGCGGCGGGACGACAACGCTGCGACTGAGCGTGATGCCTCCACGATCATGCGTGGTCGCGGATTCTGAATCGAGAACGGCCAGTTTGCCGTTTGCGAGTACCATCCTCGCAGCCTTCATTGTCATACTCATACCCGGTAAGCGAAGACGGGCGATCAAGAGTCTGCTGGTTGCCGTCGTTGCGATCTTCGGGATTGCTTCGCTAACAGGATGCGGATCCTGCACGAACCTGGGGACGAAGCCCGGAAGCTATACGATTCGAGTCATTGGGACGGGGACCGGGCAAGTTGAGAGCGTCGTGACGGCGAAAATAAGGCTCACGGTGGACGAGTACTGCTCCGATGACAGTAGCAACTGCTACTAG
- the efp gene encoding elongation factor P: MSIPATQMRPGMIIKFKDDLHLVFSVEHRTPGNLRAFIQAKLRNVRTGAMFVERFRSPDPIDRVIVDEVKMEFLYNDGDEYYFMDDKFEQTMLKRDTLGDAVDYLLPNLSINVSFHDGKAVGIELPGVVEMTVMETEPGIKSATASSVTKPAKLETGLVVQVPPFINEGEKIRVDTAEGAYMSRA, translated from the coding sequence ATGTCGATTCCCGCAACGCAGATGCGCCCGGGCATGATTATCAAATTCAAGGACGATCTTCACCTGGTTTTCTCGGTGGAGCACCGCACGCCTGGCAATCTTCGGGCCTTCATCCAGGCCAAACTTCGCAACGTGCGCACCGGCGCAATGTTCGTCGAGCGTTTTCGCTCACCTGACCCAATTGATCGCGTAATCGTTGACGAAGTGAAGATGGAGTTTTTATACAACGACGGCGATGAGTATTACTTCATGGATGACAAATTCGAGCAGACGATGCTGAAGCGCGACACGCTCGGCGATGCCGTCGACTATCTATTGCCTAATCTCTCGATCAACGTAAGCTTTCATGATGGCAAGGCTGTCGGCATTGAGCTTCCGGGCGTAGTCGAGATGACCGTGATGGAGACAGAGCCTGGCATCAAGTCGGCGACTGCGTCGTCGGTGACCAAACCTGCAAAGCTCGAAACAGGTCTGGTTGTGCAGGTACCCCCCTTCATCAACGAAGGCGAAAAGATTCGCGTAGATACTGCAGAAGGCGCTTACATGAGCAGGGCCTAA